The Persephonella sp. KM09-Lau-8 nucleotide sequence AAACAAATATTCTTATATGTCTTTGAACGGCAAAATTTATTTTATTTTCAATCTCTTCTAAATTTCCAGATAGAAATGGGGCATAGATTATTTTCCTTGAATGTTTTTCCTGTAGTTTGGCTTTTAGCTGTGAAATATATTCAATTCTGCTCTCAAATGGTGCAAATCCTTCATTAAAGAATAGCTCATCTTCTCTGACAATATCTATCCCACCATCAATAAGGCTTTCAAATATCTGCCCTATCTCTTCCTTTTTAAGTCCTACAGCTGGACGAATTGTTGATATTAACGGAGGTCTGTGATGGATTTCTAAATAGTCCTGTATGCCCTTTATTCCGTAATTTGCACCTTTAAAATGGTCAAGAAATGCTGGTGGAAAATCTATATCAATCAGTTTTATACGGTAAGGCAAAATCATCTCACCATAAGTAAGAGATAAAATTGAGTATAAATCATGTCTAAACAGGGAAACAGGAAACTGAACTTTGAATAAAACTTTATAAACTTTCAGGTCTGTATCATAAAAATCTTCAACCTCTCTTAGCTTTACAGGGAGAGGTGTTCTGGAAAGGGACAAAAAGTCAATAATTTTATTTACTTCCTGCTGAGGCTGGATTTTTTCTGTAGAAGTGAGCAGATAAGTAGCCTCTATATAGTTCATTTTTCACCCTTATACTTCTTTTATTGTATTGTAAACCTCAATAACCGGATGTCCTGCAAACCACTCTCTTGGTGGAGGATTTTCATGGGCTTTTCTGAATGCCTCACTTTCTGTATATTTCTTTAACGCTTCCATACTTTCCCAGTAAGTTGCAATAATAAATGTATTATTCTGATTATTGGGTGGAAAGTTAACAGGCTCAAGAAGATTCATTTTTATAAATCCTTCCTGCTCTGTCAATCCCTTTT carries:
- a CDS encoding RuBisCO large subunit C-terminal-like domain-containing protein, translated to MNYIEATYLLTSTEKIQPQQEVNKIIDFLSLSRTPLPVKLREVEDFYDTDLKVYKVLFKVQFPVSLFRHDLYSILSLTYGEMILPYRIKLIDIDFPPAFLDHFKGANYGIKGIQDYLEIHHRPPLISTIRPAVGLKKEEIGQIFESLIDGGIDIVREDELFFNEGFAPFESRIEYISQLKAKLQEKHSRKIIYAPFLSGNLEEIENKINFAVQRHIRIFVLNLFPLGFETVRYLSEKFEIGLILNLSYPSFFFENDDFGIQPDLLFGKLTRLSGGDMVLIPSPYRYKNIPHFKSVEIAESLREDFENIKPVYPVLYGNIYPQDLYKIFEDFGNLVAIDIGNSYQKHKAGITAGAKAYFDTLNCVVNSISLEECKSLSKELKEFK
- a CDS encoding antibiotic biosynthesis monooxygenase — its product is MVVVFTKFPINPEYREQFKEYALERFGEKGLTEQEGFIKMNLLEPVNFPPNNQNNTFIIATYWESMEALKKYTESEAFRKAHENPPPREWFAGHPVIEVYNTIKEV